CCCCTCATTAATCCTACATTAAGCACCTCACGTTAACTCATGTGGAGTTGATGTAAGGTTAGGAATTAAGCCACAAAGCATTGTTAATGGGAGGCTTATTAGGCGTAGTAAGTTAACTCGGGTGGTCTTCACGGGTTACGCGCAGTTCGAAGGCGAAATCCTTAAGCTCGGAGGGTGGTGAAGCGCGTTGGCTATTCGATGAACATGGGGTTAACGGCTTAATTTCAGAACCGATGTTTTCAACGCGGTTTCCACTAGAAACTACGTAACCTTAATAGGGTTAACACATAGTTAATAATGGAAGTGTTAGAAGGCTTCAAGGCCTAGTGATTAAGCTTTTAGCGGTTAAAGCCTCTAGAACGGTTAACTCCACCCTGCTTAACCCCTCCCCCGTTTCAACCACCCCTTCTGCCTCCAACGCTTAACGCTGGAAAAAGGTTTAAGGGATATCACTTAACGACTTTGCAGAACTCGTTAAATCTAAGGTATTCTTTGGCGTTGATATCGAACCTGTTAAGATCCGCGACTTTATGATGTTTCCTGAGCTCGTCTTCTGGTAGAAGTTCTTTCATCCCGTTTACGACGTCGGGATGGAATATTATGGAGCCGCTGTCGATGGCTGAAAGCAGGTTCGACGTGATGAATGCTCCTACACCTTTCAAATCCATAACGTGCTGAAGTCTTTGCTCCAGCGGGCTCTTACCTAGGAATAGGTCAAGTAGCCTCAACTTAAGCTCATTGAAGTCGTTTTCGTTGATTATCTTATCCACCGCCTTCTCCTCAAGCCTCGGCTCGTAAAACCGGTAACCGAGTAGCAGTTCCTTGAGCTGCTTTTTGTCCATGCTGGGAAGCTCGTTTATCAAAACAGGTTTAAGGCTAGCTCGGGCTTAACGAGCCTCGAATCTAACTGATTAAGTTTTAAGGTAGTGGTAGGGGCTAGAGCCTCACGTTAAAACTGGCGTAATAATCTCGGGCCTCCCGGTTGAACTGGTGGACTTAGCCTACTTGAAGCTTAGAAGCGTAACTTGCCTACCTCCACTCCTATAGCTTGAGGCAGCCTCGAAGACTTCGTCTAAGCTACTGAAACGTAGGTTTAATAGCCTTTCAAAGTTCCAGCCTGTACATTTTAAGGCCGAGATGACCGAAGCCGCTAGGGCTGATTTTACCGGGTCGCCGGTAATCCTATAGGCCGCTATGAAGGCTCCGCACCAAGTATCGCCGGCTCCGGTCGTATCTACGGGTTTTTTAACTATACCTGTTAGGGCTGGAACCATGAATATTTCATCGCCCTCGCGGATTAAAGCTCCTACGTCTCCTATGGTCACTACGACCATGGGTGCTTCAATAAGCCTTATCGCCGCGGTTAAGGGTTTAGGGCCAACTAGTAGCTTTAGTTCATGTTCGCTTAGTATCGATATATCGGCCTCTTTAAAGGCCTGCTTTAACTCCCTCCTATTCCTAGGGTCCTTCTCTAGGTAGTTGAAGCAGGTGTTAATGGATATTAGCGTTTTCGGGTTTTTACCCTTTAAGGCTTTAACCATCCTCCTTACTTTAGCAGGGGTCATGGGGGCTAAATGCACGATACCGGCCTTATCTAGGGGTGGTTTAAGGACTTCTTTAACGGTGAGTTTTAACCCGGCGTTTATAGCTGATAGCTTATAGTACGCGTTCCAGTTCTCGTCGTACTCTATCCTAAACCTAGTGGAAGGGAGGTTAACGATCTTAACGCCGTATGGAGGGAAATTCCTATAGATTAAGTCCTTATAGGGGTAGTCTAGGCCTATGGCGGTCACCATGGCTACGCGGCTATAAAGCGTTTTAGCCGCTATCGAAGCGTAAAGCGCGGCCCCCCCGGGCTGCGTCCTAGTACCATTCAAGTTTTTAATAGTATCTATTGAAGTATGGCCGACGAAAACTAGGTCGGATTGCAACATTAACTACACCGGCCTCGCTTATTCAGCCTCATTTAAAGCCGTTATGCCTTTTTAACACCTATACTTAGCTACGTCTTAAAGTAAGCGCTTACTTTAAGACGTAGCTCCACGGATAGTAGTACGGGGTTTCGCTATCCTTGGATGAAGTAGACCTACGGATAATTAAGGCCTTAGAACGTAACGCTAGAACCCCCTATACGGAGATAGCTAAGGAGTTAGGGTTAACTGAGGGTGCTGTTAGGAAGAGGGTTGAGAGGCTGGTTAAGACCGGTGTTATAAAGGGTTTTACTATTGAAACCGGGGCGGTTGAAGCTATTACTTTAGTAGCGGTTGATCCTTCAACGCTTAGTGGGAACGCTATAAGCTCCATCTCTAAGCTGGAGGGGGTTCGAAGGGTTTACGAGGTAACGGGTGATTTTGACGTGGTTGTTTTAATTTCAACGGGTAGCGTAGCGGCTATGAATAAATGCATAGATCAAATACGTAGTATTCCCGGCGTTAAGCTTACGAAGACCATGGTGGTTTTAAGATCGTATAGGTAAACTACCACCGTGAAGGTACGCGATACGTTAATCAGGTATAATTAACGGGTAGCTAGTTAACTGCTTAACGGCGGTCGGTGTTTGTAGCCGTCCATTCGAGTTTATTATGCTTAGCGTCGTTATGGAT
The Candidatus Nezhaarchaeales archaeon DNA segment above includes these coding regions:
- a CDS encoding Lrp/AsnC family transcriptional regulator — its product is MDEVDLRIIKALERNARTPYTEIAKELGLTEGAVRKRVERLVKTGVIKGFTIETGAVEAITLVAVDPSTLSGNAISSISKLEGVRRVYEVTGDFDVVVLISTGSVAAMNKCIDQIRSIPGVKLTKTMVVLRSYR
- a CDS encoding carbohydrate kinase family protein, producing MLQSDLVFVGHTSIDTIKNLNGTRTQPGGAALYASIAAKTLYSRVAMVTAIGLDYPYKDLIYRNFPPYGVKIVNLPSTRFRIEYDENWNAYYKLSAINAGLKLTVKEVLKPPLDKAGIVHLAPMTPAKVRRMVKALKGKNPKTLISINTCFNYLEKDPRNRRELKQAFKEADISILSEHELKLLVGPKPLTAAIRLIEAPMVVVTIGDVGALIREGDEIFMVPALTGIVKKPVDTTGAGDTWCGAFIAAYRITGDPVKSALAASVISALKCTGWNFERLLNLRFSSLDEVFEAASSYRSGGRQVTLLSFK